The Gillisia sp. Hel_I_86 genome has a segment encoding these proteins:
- a CDS encoding 2-oxoacid:acceptor oxidoreductase subunit alpha, producing MITEKIINNQGKLPESLKAVVIRFVGDSGDGMQLTGTQFSDTSAMFGNDVATFPNYPSEIRAPQGSLYGVSGFQVHIGSVEVSTPGDNVDLLVAMNPAGLKTNLYAVKPGHTVIVDADSFNKKNLEKAQYTTNPLEDGSLENYRVIEVDMTTLTKEALKGIEGLDNKSITRSKNMFALGMVYWMYNRSKDHTIDFFNKKFKSIPHIIEANTKVLNAGYFFAETLELIPNAYSISPAKMAPGTYRIIMGNTATAWGFLAAAEKSGLELFLGSYPITPATDILHELVKHKHFGVKAFQAEDEIAGISSAIGASFAGDLAITTTSGPGLALKGEALGLAMMIELPLVVVNVQRGGPSTGLPTKTEQSDLLQAMYGRNGESPVIVIAASTPANCFDYAYQASKLALEHMTPVILLTDGYIANGSAPWKIKSIADLPEIKNHIIKEAKENWHPYDRDEDSLARNWAIPGTPGLEHRVGGLEKDHITGDVSHVPGNHEVMTWTRAEKIKRVQNNIPILTTSFANQGELLVIGWGGTFGSLYSAVKHLNEEGYENIGFAHFNYINPLPKNTGEILSKFKKVIVCELNNGQFVNILRMNFSGIEFLQFNKIQGLPFANDELIEKFKQLAQ from the coding sequence ATGATTACAGAAAAGATAATAAACAATCAAGGGAAGCTTCCTGAATCTCTAAAAGCTGTAGTTATCAGGTTTGTTGGTGATTCAGGCGACGGTATGCAGTTAACTGGGACCCAGTTTTCCGATACTTCCGCCATGTTTGGAAACGATGTTGCAACTTTCCCTAATTACCCCTCAGAGATCAGGGCTCCTCAGGGCAGTTTATATGGGGTCTCAGGCTTTCAGGTACATATTGGAAGCGTGGAAGTGAGCACACCGGGAGATAATGTTGATTTGCTGGTTGCAATGAATCCCGCTGGTTTAAAAACCAATTTATATGCGGTAAAACCAGGGCATACCGTTATAGTGGATGCCGATTCTTTTAATAAAAAGAATTTAGAGAAAGCACAATATACAACCAATCCCCTTGAGGATGGCAGCCTTGAAAACTATCGTGTTATTGAAGTGGATATGACTACCCTTACAAAAGAAGCTTTAAAAGGCATTGAGGGCTTGGACAATAAAAGCATTACCCGAAGCAAGAACATGTTTGCCCTGGGCATGGTGTATTGGATGTACAACCGGTCTAAAGACCATACTATCGATTTTTTTAATAAAAAGTTCAAATCCATCCCGCACATCATTGAAGCCAATACCAAAGTATTAAATGCAGGGTATTTTTTTGCTGAAACCTTGGAACTTATACCTAATGCCTATTCTATTTCCCCCGCAAAAATGGCGCCCGGTACCTATAGGATTATTATGGGGAATACGGCTACTGCCTGGGGTTTTCTCGCAGCCGCCGAAAAATCGGGACTAGAATTATTCTTAGGCTCCTACCCCATCACCCCGGCTACGGATATTCTCCATGAGCTTGTTAAGCATAAGCACTTTGGTGTGAAGGCGTTCCAGGCCGAAGATGAAATAGCAGGTATTTCCTCGGCAATAGGAGCTTCTTTTGCCGGTGATCTGGCCATCACGACCACTTCAGGTCCGGGGCTCGCTTTAAAAGGGGAAGCATTGGGATTGGCCATGATGATAGAATTGCCGCTTGTAGTAGTAAACGTTCAACGCGGCGGACCTTCTACGGGCTTACCCACAAAAACGGAACAATCCGACCTTTTACAGGCCATGTATGGCAGAAACGGGGAAAGCCCCGTAATAGTGATTGCCGCCAGTACACCCGCCAATTGTTTTGATTATGCATACCAGGCCTCAAAACTTGCCCTGGAGCATATGACCCCTGTAATTTTGTTGACCGATGGTTATATAGCAAACGGCTCGGCTCCATGGAAGATAAAAAGTATTGCAGACCTACCGGAAATAAAAAATCATATTATCAAGGAGGCTAAAGAAAACTGGCATCCTTATGATCGTGATGAGGATAGCCTTGCCAGAAATTGGGCCATTCCGGGTACCCCTGGATTAGAGCATAGGGTTGGAGGCCTTGAGAAAGACCATATAACGGGAGATGTTTCGCACGTTCCTGGGAACCATGAAGTAATGACTTGGACCCGGGCCGAAAAAATTAAGCGCGTTCAAAATAATATTCCCATTCTAACAACTTCATTCGCCAACCAAGGTGAACTCTTGGTAATTGGTTGGGGAGGAACCTTCGGCTCCCTATATTCGGCCGTAAAACATTTAAATGAAGAAGGATACGAAAATATTGGCTTCGCACATTTCAACTACATTAATCCGCTGCCAAAGAACACAGGGGAAATCCTAAGTAAATTCAAGAAAGTTATTGTTTGCGAATTGAACAACGGTCAATTTGTGAACATTTTAAGAATGAACTTTAGCGGAATTGAATTTTTACAATTCAATAAAATACAGGGCTTACCCTTTGCCAACGATGAACTCATTGAAAAATTTAAACAATTAGCCCAATAA
- a CDS encoding 4Fe-4S dicluster domain-containing protein has translation MALIITDECINCDACISECPNNAIYEPDQEWSYSDETSLSGMVTTPNGKDVDADAENEPISDEFYFIVADKCTECKGFHDEPQCASVCPVDCCIPDGDHDETEEQLLEKKAWLHGE, from the coding sequence ATGGCTCTAATCATAACAGACGAGTGCATCAATTGCGATGCTTGTATTTCAGAATGTCCAAATAATGCAATTTATGAACCGGACCAGGAATGGTCTTATTCAGACGAAACTTCTTTAAGTGGTATGGTAACAACCCCAAATGGGAAGGATGTTGATGCCGATGCTGAAAACGAACCTATTTCGGATGAATTTTATTTTATTGTGGCCGATAAGTGCACAGAATGTAAAGGCTTCCATGATGAGCCCCAGTGTGCTTCGGTTTGTCCTGTAGATTGTTGTATACCTGATGGGGACCACGATGAAACCGAAGAACAATTACTGGAGAAAAAGGCCTGGTTACATGGTGAATAA
- the nifJ gene encoding pyruvate:ferredoxin (flavodoxin) oxidoreductase, producing the protein MTKEFPKLICDANEAVAMVAHKTNEICAIYPITPASPMGEHVDVYSSKGKKNIWNNVPRIVEMQSEGGAAGAVHGSLQAGALTTTFTASQGLLLMIPNMYKIAGELLPTVIHVAARTIATHALSIFGDHSDVMAVRQTGFSMLFGGSVQEAMDFALISQVAALHSRVPFLNIFDGFRTSHEISKIDGITDDIIKAMMPEDKIMQHKKRSLDPDNPVIRGTSQNPDVFFQAREAANLYYDKVPQTVQQVMDEFYQHTGRKYKLFDYIGHPKAERVIVIMGSGEGAVREVIDTMVEHGEKVGVLIMRLYRPFSIKHFIDTLPKTVKKVSVLDRTKEPGSTGEPLYLDVITAFAESDRAMPQVVGGRYGLSSKEFNPAMVKGIFDELEKDQPKNHYTIGINDDVSFTSLLYNPVFKTRKTTFNCLFYGLGSDGTVGANKNSIKIIGETTNNYVQGYFVYDSKKAGAQTVSHLRFGPEPIYSSYLINTADFIACHQFNFIQKYDILKKIKKGGTFLLNSPFSKEEIWNELPQKMQEGIIENELGFYVVDATKVAYEAKLGKRTNTVLQTCFFAISGVLPKDEAIQKIKDAIIKSYSHKGDKIVKMNFDAVDKSLEHLQKVEYPKQITNTRGLKPMMTGEADPFVKEVLGKILAGHGDELPVSAFPVDGTFPTGTTQYEKRGIADIIPIWEGEDLCTQCNKCVAICPHAAIRAKVVPSDELADAPGTLKSVPAKGRPFTSATDSYVLQVSPEDCTGCDLCVVVCPAESKEVENFKAINMRKKLDVAAQENLNWDYFINLPDYDRTELQITNVKGSQFLEPLFEFSGACPGCGETPYIKLLTQLYGDSILIANATGCSSIYGGNLPTTPYKTNALGRGPAWANSLFEDNAEFGLGMRLALTKKEEIAVDLLKSLEAEVGSDLVSAIIENPEETELQKADKLAQIRSLKKILDTLDSENARKLNQLTEYLRKKAVWILGGDGWAYDIGYGGVDHVLASGENINILVMDTEVYSNTGGQMSKATPLGASAKFAVSGKRTSKKSLALQAVSYQNVYVAQIAIGAKDLQTLKAIEEAAAYPGPSIIIAYSHCVEHGYDLKHGATQQIKAVETGYWPLFRFDPLKPKGKKFKLDSKPPAAPLEDFMYNETRFTRVVKENAEIGKQLLAQAQEEVETKWERLELFRDM; encoded by the coding sequence ATGACAAAAGAATTCCCGAAACTTATTTGTGACGCAAACGAAGCGGTTGCAATGGTTGCCCATAAAACAAATGAAATTTGCGCTATTTATCCTATAACCCCTGCTTCCCCGATGGGCGAGCATGTAGATGTATATAGTTCTAAAGGAAAAAAGAATATCTGGAACAATGTTCCCAGGATTGTTGAAATGCAGAGTGAAGGAGGGGCTGCCGGTGCCGTTCATGGTTCCCTGCAGGCAGGGGCATTGACCACTACTTTCACGGCTTCGCAAGGGCTTTTGTTAATGATCCCTAATATGTATAAAATAGCAGGAGAATTGTTGCCTACAGTTATACATGTTGCGGCCAGGACCATTGCCACCCATGCTTTATCCATTTTTGGAGACCATTCAGATGTCATGGCAGTAAGGCAAACCGGGTTTTCCATGTTGTTTGGAGGCTCGGTCCAGGAAGCAATGGATTTTGCATTGATATCCCAGGTAGCCGCCCTGCATTCCCGGGTTCCTTTTCTGAATATCTTTGACGGTTTTAGGACCTCCCACGAAATTTCCAAGATTGATGGGATTACCGATGATATTATTAAGGCGATGATGCCGGAAGATAAAATCATGCAGCACAAAAAGAGATCTCTGGATCCTGATAATCCTGTAATAAGGGGAACTTCTCAAAATCCTGATGTTTTCTTCCAGGCCCGGGAAGCGGCAAACCTGTATTATGATAAAGTGCCCCAAACCGTTCAGCAAGTCATGGATGAGTTCTACCAGCATACCGGTCGCAAATATAAATTGTTTGATTATATAGGTCATCCTAAAGCCGAGCGTGTAATTGTTATTATGGGTTCTGGCGAAGGTGCTGTAAGGGAGGTAATAGATACTATGGTAGAGCACGGAGAGAAAGTGGGAGTACTGATTATGCGTTTGTACAGGCCATTTTCAATTAAACATTTTATTGATACCCTTCCAAAGACAGTAAAAAAAGTATCTGTACTGGATCGTACCAAAGAACCGGGAAGTACAGGTGAACCCCTATATTTGGATGTGATTACTGCCTTTGCCGAAAGCGACAGGGCAATGCCACAAGTAGTTGGGGGCCGTTATGGATTGTCATCGAAAGAATTTAATCCCGCTATGGTAAAAGGAATTTTTGATGAACTTGAAAAAGACCAGCCAAAAAATCATTACACTATTGGAATTAATGACGATGTAAGCTTTACCAGCTTGTTGTACAATCCGGTATTTAAGACCCGTAAAACAACCTTTAATTGTTTGTTCTACGGATTGGGATCTGACGGTACTGTTGGGGCCAATAAAAACTCTATTAAAATTATCGGAGAAACCACCAATAATTATGTACAGGGTTATTTTGTTTACGATTCTAAAAAAGCGGGTGCCCAAACAGTATCGCATCTTCGCTTTGGACCCGAACCAATTTATTCCAGCTACCTGATAAATACAGCCGATTTTATTGCCTGCCACCAGTTTAATTTTATCCAGAAATATGATATTCTGAAAAAGATTAAAAAAGGCGGCACCTTTCTATTGAATTCACCATTCTCAAAAGAAGAGATATGGAACGAATTGCCGCAAAAAATGCAGGAGGGAATTATAGAAAACGAGTTGGGATTTTATGTGGTAGATGCCACTAAAGTTGCGTATGAAGCTAAACTGGGCAAAAGAACCAATACGGTTTTACAAACCTGTTTCTTTGCAATTTCAGGGGTGCTGCCAAAAGATGAAGCAATACAAAAAATAAAGGATGCCATTATAAAATCTTATTCTCACAAAGGGGATAAGATCGTAAAAATGAATTTCGACGCTGTTGATAAATCCCTTGAGCACCTGCAAAAAGTAGAATATCCTAAACAAATTACAAATACCAGAGGCTTAAAACCAATGATGACCGGAGAGGCCGATCCTTTTGTGAAAGAGGTTTTAGGTAAAATCCTTGCGGGTCATGGAGATGAACTTCCGGTAAGTGCTTTCCCGGTAGACGGCACATTCCCTACAGGAACCACCCAGTATGAAAAACGTGGTATTGCCGACATTATCCCAATTTGGGAAGGGGAAGACCTTTGTACACAATGTAATAAGTGTGTGGCTATATGTCCGCACGCAGCCATAAGGGCCAAAGTAGTTCCTAGCGATGAGCTTGCAGATGCCCCGGGTACCTTAAAATCGGTCCCTGCAAAAGGAAGGCCATTTACAAGTGCGACCGATTCTTATGTGTTACAGGTTTCCCCTGAAGATTGTACGGGCTGTGATCTTTGTGTGGTCGTTTGTCCTGCTGAAAGCAAAGAAGTTGAAAACTTCAAGGCTATCAATATGAGAAAAAAGCTGGATGTTGCTGCCCAAGAAAACCTTAACTGGGATTATTTCATCAACCTTCCAGATTATGACCGTACGGAACTGCAAATAACCAATGTAAAAGGTTCGCAGTTTTTAGAACCGCTGTTTGAATTTTCGGGGGCATGTCCGGGATGTGGGGAAACCCCTTACATTAAACTGCTTACCCAGTTATATGGAGATAGTATTTTAATCGCGAATGCTACCGGTTGCTCTTCAATTTACGGGGGTAATTTACCCACAACCCCATACAAAACCAATGCACTGGGACGGGGTCCTGCCTGGGCCAATTCCTTATTTGAAGATAACGCCGAGTTTGGTTTAGGGATGAGGCTGGCCTTGACCAAAAAAGAGGAAATCGCCGTAGATTTATTGAAGTCTTTAGAAGCTGAGGTTGGTAGTGATCTGGTATCGGCAATTATTGAGAACCCCGAAGAAACAGAGTTACAAAAGGCCGATAAATTAGCTCAAATAAGATCTTTGAAGAAAATTTTGGATACCCTGGATTCTGAAAATGCCCGTAAGCTCAATCAATTAACGGAGTATTTGCGCAAGAAGGCTGTCTGGATACTTGGAGGTGACGGCTGGGCTTATGATATAGGCTACGGTGGTGTGGACCATGTGCTGGCCTCGGGGGAGAATATCAATATCCTGGTTATGGATACCGAGGTCTATTCAAATACCGGCGGGCAAATGTCCAAAGCTACCCCTCTGGGTGCTAGTGCCAAGTTTGCGGTTTCTGGTAAACGCACCAGCAAGAAGAGCCTGGCATTACAGGCCGTTTCCTATCAAAACGTTTATGTAGCCCAGATAGCTATTGGGGCAAAAGATTTACAAACCCTTAAGGCCATTGAAGAAGCTGCTGCGTATCCGGGCCCATCAATAATTATAGCCTATTCTCATTGCGTAGAACACGGTTATGATTTAAAACACGGAGCTACCCAACAAATCAAAGCGGTAGAAACAGGTTACTGGCCACTGTTCAGGTTTGATCCTTTAAAACCTAAAGGCAAAAAGTTCAAGTTAGATTCTAAACCGCCGGCGGCGCCTTTAGAAGACTTTATGTACAACGAAACACGTTTTACAAGGGTTGTCAAAGAGAATGCGGAAATAGGAAAGCAGTTGCTTGCACAGGCGCAGGAAGAGGTAGAAACCAAATGGGAAAGGTTAGAGCTTTTTAGGGATATGTAA
- a CDS encoding HEPN domain-containing protein has translation MEQEANRLFDDGREKLNEANNELYKPKEDVVSYLVCKNAQHVIENYLKGFLLQKGIDPTNYKTIDSLYQQCKTINKNFEKVELSHMECNSELRNSKSCNEVSKVSKCFEAASNLDTFFKQEKIIS, from the coding sequence ATGGAACAGGAAGCCAATAGATTATTTGATGATGGAAGGGAAAAACTAAATGAAGCAAATAATGAGTTGTATAAACCAAAAGAAGATGTAGTATCTTATTTAGTATGTAAGAATGCCCAACATGTTATTGAAAACTATTTAAAAGGATTTCTATTGCAAAAAGGGATAGATCCAACCAATTATAAAACAATTGATAGTCTTTATCAACAATGTAAAACCATCAATAAGAATTTTGAGAAAGTTGAATTATCCCATATGGAATGTAATTCCGAGCTAAGGAATTCAAAATCTTGTAATGAAGTTTCAAAAGTGAGTAAATGTTTCGAGGCAGCAAGCAATTTAGATACTTTTTTTAAACAGGAGAAAATCATTTCCTAA
- the pdxH gene encoding pyridoxamine 5'-phosphate oxidase: MKLNQNIKKHLQGISIHQLIANFRTEYISKGINEKALAKNPIDEFEKWFYKAVKNKVREPNLMHLSTANLQGKPAGRIILLKDFDENGFVFFTNLESRKAKELRENNFAALTFLWLELVQQIRIEGVVTPISKEESDKYFNSRPRGSQIGAWASSQSHEVADRTEIEKRVKEFKVLFKNKPIPRPENWGGFCLSPKIMEFWQGRVNRLHDRIQYQLEEDTTWKVKRLFP; the protein is encoded by the coding sequence ATGAAACTTAACCAAAATATTAAAAAACATTTACAAGGCATTTCTATTCACCAATTGATTGCTAACTTTAGAACGGAATATATCTCTAAAGGCATCAATGAGAAAGCTCTTGCTAAAAATCCAATTGATGAATTTGAAAAATGGTTTTATAAAGCTGTAAAAAATAAAGTTAGGGAACCTAATCTCATGCACTTATCTACTGCTAACCTTCAGGGAAAACCAGCAGGAAGGATTATATTGCTCAAAGATTTTGATGAAAATGGTTTTGTTTTTTTTACCAACCTTGAGAGTAGAAAGGCTAAGGAATTAAGAGAAAACAATTTTGCCGCATTAACCTTTTTGTGGCTCGAACTAGTTCAACAAATTAGAATAGAGGGGGTGGTTACTCCCATTTCCAAGGAAGAATCAGATAAATATTTTAATAGTCGACCTCGAGGGAGTCAAATTGGGGCATGGGCTTCCTCTCAAAGCCATGAAGTTGCTGATAGAACAGAAATAGAAAAGAGGGTAAAGGAATTTAAGGTGCTATTTAAGAATAAACCAATCCCCCGTCCAGAAAATTGGGGAGGATTTTGTTTATCGCCAAAAATCATGGAATTTTGGCAGGGGCGGGTTAATCGTTTACACGATCGCATCCAGTACCAGCTCGAAGAAGATACTACTTGGAAAGTGAAACGACTTTTTCCTTAA
- a CDS encoding exopolysaccharide biosynthesis polyprenyl glycosylphosphotransferase — MKGSFLIIPFSVVFHLLIINLTLYVLTPETYANYTVAIFVNLAWSFIGIGLNFYSIDRKEKFINKFHKFLRHYFVFSLSYFTLLAFTKTEFYPQEQILVLLILLILLSTYRWLFFESRKLYRKGGGNFLNVVILGKDKNLPSLVRIFNKPDYGYRYLGYFHNKDENVTDSMHLGPFEDSFNYILNKGVDEIYCSVSQFSYKELVRLRTFADNNLIKLKLVPDNKGFYSSSMEFELFENVPVLNLRKSPLDKNYAKYGKRIFDILASSFMIVFVLSWLIPVLFLLNLLESKGPVIFKQLRHGEKKRSFWCYKFRSMAVNNDANKQMCTRNDIRVTKIGKFIRKTSIDELPQFINVFLGDMSIVGPRPHMEAHTTQYQRYVDKYLVRHFVKPGITGLAQVNGYRGEIVKKSDIVNRIRMDIFYLEKWTPWLDLLIIYETIINSVKGDDKAY; from the coding sequence GTGAAGGGTTCTTTTTTAATAATTCCGTTCTCTGTTGTTTTTCATCTATTGATAATCAATTTAACACTCTATGTTTTAACACCAGAGACATATGCTAATTATACGGTGGCAATATTTGTAAATTTGGCATGGTCGTTTATTGGAATTGGTCTTAACTTTTATAGTATAGACAGAAAAGAGAAGTTTATAAATAAATTTCATAAGTTCTTACGCCATTATTTCGTCTTTTCACTTTCCTACTTTACGCTTTTAGCTTTCACAAAAACAGAATTCTATCCACAGGAACAAATCCTTGTTCTTTTAATACTGCTTATTTTATTATCTACATACCGATGGTTGTTTTTTGAGTCCCGCAAATTGTACCGGAAAGGTGGTGGCAATTTTTTAAATGTGGTGATTTTAGGGAAAGATAAAAATTTACCCAGTCTTGTACGTATATTTAATAAACCAGATTATGGTTATAGATATCTAGGATATTTCCATAATAAAGATGAAAATGTAACAGATAGCATGCATTTAGGTCCTTTTGAAGATTCTTTTAATTATATTTTAAACAAGGGAGTTGATGAAATTTATTGTTCAGTGAGTCAGTTCTCTTATAAAGAATTAGTAAGACTTAGGACCTTTGCCGATAATAATTTAATAAAATTAAAATTAGTACCAGATAATAAAGGATTTTACTCCAGTTCCATGGAATTTGAGCTTTTTGAAAACGTGCCCGTTCTCAACTTGCGTAAATCCCCACTGGATAAAAATTATGCTAAATACGGCAAACGCATTTTCGATATTCTAGCTTCTTCTTTTATGATTGTATTTGTGCTTTCATGGTTAATACCGGTTTTATTTTTATTGAATTTGTTAGAATCCAAAGGACCGGTAATATTTAAGCAATTGCGACATGGTGAGAAGAAAAGATCTTTCTGGTGCTATAAATTTAGATCTATGGCAGTAAACAATGATGCCAATAAACAAATGTGCACCCGTAACGATATAAGGGTTACTAAAATTGGGAAATTTATTAGAAAAACCAGCATTGATGAATTACCTCAGTTTATAAATGTATTTTTAGGGGATATGAGTATTGTTGGACCACGGCCACATATGGAGGCGCATACAACACAATATCAAAGATATGTAGACAAATATTTGGTAAGACATTTTGTTAAGCCTGGAATAACTGGACTTGCACAGGTAAATGGCTACCGTGGAGAAATTGTGAAAAAATCTGATATTGTTAATCGTATCCGGATGGATATCTTCTATCTGGAAAAATGGACTCCTTGGTTGGACCTTCTAATAATTTATGAAACCATAATCAATTCGGTTAAAGGAGATGATAAAGCCTATTAA
- a CDS encoding GDP-L-fucose synthase family protein, with protein MNTNSKIYIAGHTGLVGSAILSKLKSKGYSNLLLRTHKELDLTNSGTVSKFFKKEKPEYVFLAAAKVGGISANNEYRADFIYVNLMIQNNIIHNSYLNNVKKLLFLGSTCIYPKNCPQPMKESYLLTDVLEYTNEPYAIAKIAGIKMCESYNVQYQTNFISVMPTNLYGPNDNFDLEKSHVLPALLRKMHLGKALEDNNWGGLRNDFEKFPINGISKNATQTEIRRILAQYGIIEEDNKVKIEIWGSGNPKREFLWSEDMADACVFLMEKVNFKDIPEVSSSIKENVKKEIRNTHINIGTGEEISIKELACSIQDIVGFKGELFFNENKPDGTMRKLTDPSKLKKLGWSFNTSLDEGIKKVYDWYLNLNLIIIL; from the coding sequence ATGAACACGAACTCTAAAATTTATATAGCTGGTCATACAGGGTTGGTAGGCTCTGCAATTTTGAGCAAATTGAAATCCAAAGGATATTCCAACCTTTTGTTGAGGACCCATAAGGAACTGGATTTAACAAATTCTGGCACGGTTTCAAAATTTTTCAAAAAAGAAAAGCCCGAATATGTTTTTCTTGCCGCAGCAAAAGTTGGGGGTATTTCGGCCAATAACGAATACCGTGCGGACTTTATTTATGTTAATTTAATGATTCAAAACAACATTATCCATAACAGTTATTTAAACAATGTAAAAAAATTATTGTTTTTGGGGAGCACCTGTATTTATCCTAAAAACTGTCCTCAACCCATGAAGGAAAGCTACCTGCTTACCGATGTCCTCGAATATACAAACGAACCTTATGCTATAGCCAAAATAGCCGGAATCAAAATGTGCGAAAGCTATAATGTGCAGTACCAAACCAATTTTATTTCAGTGATGCCCACGAATTTATACGGGCCCAATGATAATTTCGACCTGGAAAAATCGCATGTCCTCCCGGCGCTGTTAAGAAAAATGCATTTAGGAAAAGCCTTGGAAGATAATAACTGGGGTGGTTTACGAAATGACTTTGAAAAATTTCCGATAAACGGGATTTCCAAAAACGCAACCCAAACCGAAATTAGGAGGATTTTAGCACAGTATGGAATAATAGAAGAGGATAATAAAGTCAAGATTGAAATTTGGGGCAGTGGCAATCCAAAAAGGGAATTTTTATGGAGCGAAGATATGGCCGATGCCTGTGTGTTTTTAATGGAAAAAGTAAACTTTAAAGATATTCCAGAAGTTTCATCTTCTATAAAGGAAAATGTAAAAAAAGAGATTAGGAACACCCATATTAATATTGGTACAGGAGAAGAAATTTCAATTAAAGAACTCGCTTGTTCCATTCAGGATATTGTTGGTTTTAAAGGAGAACTTTTTTTTAATGAAAATAAACCAGATGGCACCATGAGAAAACTAACCGATCCTTCAAAATTGAAGAAATTAGGGTGGAGCTTTAATACTAGCCTGGATGAAGGTATAAAAAAAGTGTATGATTGGTATTTAAATCTTAATTTGATCATAATCCTCTGA
- a CDS encoding family 16 glycosylhydrolase, whose product MKKKLTFNTILLAVTLSFILLGCNKTDDTIDEGTGEERTKIIMEIPSGGNLDSYNWNNATLVWSQDFDDFSFKDNWVFEKNYNNPGNNDQLQKYTEENVELNNGTLKLYAKKVGVGQNKGDYTSSRLSGKFAFQYGRIEINAKLPTGEKPGIWFKLALLGNNIDVVGYPNSGEIDIMEYFSSLPNTYNVTVHSAANNENNGNLISSRNVLETLEEEFHTYGILWTNNYIKFYMDQPENIVYTLDRPSNATEFNWPFDQPFYLLIDTVVGGRYAGAQGVDDSMFPAVMEIDYIRVYHAK is encoded by the coding sequence ATGAAGAAAAAACTAACATTTAATACAATCTTATTGGCAGTAACTCTAAGTTTTATTTTATTGGGTTGCAACAAGACGGATGATACCATAGATGAGGGTACTGGGGAAGAAAGGACAAAAATAATAATGGAAATTCCCAGCGGGGGAAATCTTGATAGTTATAACTGGAACAATGCCACACTGGTTTGGAGTCAAGATTTTGATGATTTCTCCTTTAAGGACAACTGGGTTTTTGAAAAAAATTACAACAATCCCGGCAATAATGATCAATTGCAAAAATATACAGAAGAAAATGTAGAGTTAAACAATGGAACGTTAAAACTATATGCTAAAAAAGTTGGTGTAGGTCAAAACAAAGGAGACTATACTTCTTCCAGGTTAAGCGGAAAATTTGCATTTCAATACGGTCGCATAGAAATTAACGCTAAACTTCCTACAGGTGAAAAGCCTGGAATTTGGTTTAAATTAGCATTACTTGGTAATAATATAGATGTTGTGGGCTATCCAAACAGTGGTGAAATTGATATAATGGAATATTTTAGTTCTTTGCCCAATACCTATAATGTTACCGTACATTCTGCAGCGAACAACGAAAATAACGGTAATTTAATAAGCTCAAGAAATGTGCTGGAGACTTTGGAGGAAGAATTTCATACCTATGGAATTTTATGGACCAATAATTATATTAAATTTTATATGGACCAGCCAGAAAATATAGTTTATACGCTGGACCGTCCATCCAATGCCACAGAATTCAATTGGCCCTTTGACCAGCCTTTTTATCTTTTAATAGATACGGTTGTAGGGGGAAGATATGCCGGAGCCCAAGGAGTGGATGACTCTATGTTTCCAGCGGTTATGGAAATAGATTATATAAGGGTATACCATGCCAAATAA